The following are from one region of the Chloracidobacterium sp. genome:
- a CDS encoding deoxyhypusine synthase family protein, whose translation MNGTVTDFIKHHYRHFNAAALIDAADGYVRHLDNGGKMMITLAGAMSTAELGLSLAEMIRQDKVQIISCTGANLEEDLFNLVAHDFYERVPHYRDLTPEDEQELLDRHMNRVTDTCIPEHEAMRRLEKAMVEVWTRAEAEGKRYFPHEFMYQVLKNGSLEEFYQIDLKDSWMYAAMEKNLPMVVPGWEDSTMGNMFAGHVITGDVENVHTVRTGIEYMTMLADWYTNNANDDSTIGFFQIGGGIAGDFPICVVPMLHQDLQRENVPVWGYFCQISDSTTSYGSYSGAVPNEKITWGKLEASTPKYIVESDASIVAPLMFAYILGW comes from the coding sequence ATGAACGGAACAGTAACTGATTTCATCAAGCATCACTATCGGCACTTTAATGCGGCGGCGCTGATCGACGCGGCCGATGGATACGTACGGCACCTCGACAACGGCGGAAAGATGATGATCACGCTGGCCGGAGCGATGTCGACCGCGGAGCTGGGATTGAGCCTGGCGGAGATGATCCGGCAAGACAAGGTGCAGATCATCTCGTGCACGGGTGCGAATCTCGAAGAAGACCTCTTTAATCTCGTCGCGCATGATTTTTACGAACGCGTGCCGCATTACCGTGACCTTACGCCCGAAGACGAACAGGAATTGCTCGACCGACACATGAACCGCGTGACGGACACATGCATCCCCGAGCACGAAGCGATGCGGCGGCTTGAAAAGGCGATGGTCGAGGTCTGGACGCGTGCCGAGGCCGAGGGCAAGCGGTATTTCCCACATGAGTTCATGTATCAGGTCTTAAAGAATGGCTCGCTCGAAGAGTTTTACCAGATCGACCTCAAAGACTCGTGGATGTACGCCGCGATGGAAAAGAACCTGCCGATGGTCGTGCCGGGCTGGGAAGATTCGACGATGGGCAATATGTTCGCCGGCCACGTGATCACCGGCGACGTCGAGAACGTCCACACGGTCCGGACCGGCATCGAATATATGACGATGCTCGCCGATTGGTACACGAACAATGCGAACGACGACTCGACCATCGGCTTTTTCCAAATAGGCGGCGGCATCGCGGGCGATTTCCCGATCTGCGTCGTCCCAATGCTGCATCAAGACCTGCAGCGAGAGAACGTCCCCGTCTGGGGCTACTTCTGCCAGATCTCGGATTCGACCACAAGCTATGGCTCCTACTCCGGCGCCGTCCCGAACGAAAAAATAACCTGGGGAAAACTCGAAGCATCAACACCAAAATACATCGTCGAATCCGACGCCTCCATCGTCGCCCCGCTGATGTTTGCTTATATTTTGGGTTGGTAG
- a CDS encoding addiction module protein encodes MTVQTIPDIEQMTPAQQIELMEALWKSMTERNVNGEPPAWHRDYLADRENALANGDDEFISLDQLEADLGTELK; translated from the coding sequence ATGACCGTACAGACAATTCCGGACATTGAACAAATGACGCCGGCTCAGCAGATCGAGCTGATGGAAGCTCTCTGGAAAAGCATGACCGAGCGTAACGTCAACGGTGAACCGCCTGCGTGGCACCGAGATTATCTCGCAGATCGTGAGAACGCGTTGGCAAACGGCGACGACGAGTTCATCAGCCTTGACCAATTGGAAGCTGACCTCGGGACCGAATTGAAATGA
- a CDS encoding type II toxin-antitoxin system RelE/ParE family toxin produces MTIRVLRSARRTISDGIRFYEALGQGLGAYFLSSIMADLRSLSIYAGVHQKLDGGYYRLICKRFPYSVYYKKEGSNVDVYAVLDDRRDPKRKETRLQNISLSE; encoded by the coding sequence ATGACAATTCGGGTACTGCGTTCCGCACGCCGCACGATCTCTGACGGCATCCGGTTTTACGAAGCTCTCGGCCAAGGACTTGGGGCATATTTCCTAAGCTCGATAATGGCCGACCTTCGCTCGCTTAGTATCTATGCCGGGGTTCATCAGAAACTCGACGGCGGTTATTACAGACTGATCTGTAAACGCTTTCCCTATTCGGTCTATTACAAAAAGGAAGGCTCCAACGTAGATGTTTATGCCGTCCTCGATGATCGCCGCGACCCTAAACGGAAGGAAACGCGTTTGCAAAACATCAGCCTAAGCGAATAG
- a CDS encoding ATP-binding protein → MIARNLQPELSERLRNASSVALLGPRQVGKTTLAFAISESIPSVYLDLEDSIDLQKVQNIAAFHRENRDKLIILDEVQRLPEVFREIRGLIDAERRRGNKTGHFLFLGSASIDLLRQSSESLAGRISYLELFPVCADEFLNAPNELNELNRLWLRGGFPESLLSASDKASLRWRRDFIKTYLERDVPIFGPRIPAVTLERLWTMLAHSQGTNINLTKLASSLEISNVSVSRYTDLLADLLLIRKMQPYTANIKKRLVRSPRVFVRDSGITHALLNIGDLNELLGHPIVGKSWEGFVLENIMSVLPFGAEAFYYRTAGGAEIDILLSFGGKERWAIEVKRNPAAPLARGFYEACDDIKPERKIVVHAEADSFPGKDGIEIKSLYDLMVELKAK, encoded by the coding sequence ATGATTGCTCGAAACTTACAACCAGAACTTTCAGAGCGACTGCGAAACGCGTCGTCGGTTGCGCTGCTAGGGCCGCGGCAAGTCGGGAAGACTACGTTGGCATTTGCGATCAGCGAATCGATCCCGTCCGTCTATCTTGACCTAGAGGATTCAATAGATCTGCAGAAAGTCCAGAACATTGCGGCGTTCCATCGGGAAAATCGCGACAAACTGATCATCTTGGACGAGGTGCAGCGGCTACCCGAAGTGTTTAGGGAGATTCGCGGCCTGATCGACGCCGAGAGACGACGTGGAAATAAAACCGGACATTTTCTGTTCTTAGGTTCAGCGTCGATCGACCTCCTTCGCCAATCATCCGAGAGCCTCGCCGGACGGATATCATACCTCGAACTTTTTCCGGTTTGTGCCGATGAGTTCTTGAATGCCCCGAATGAATTAAACGAACTGAATCGCCTTTGGCTTCGCGGTGGTTTCCCCGAAAGCCTGCTTTCTGCGAGTGACAAAGCCAGCCTGCGGTGGCGGCGGGATTTTATCAAAACCTACCTTGAGCGGGATGTGCCAATATTTGGACCGCGGATCCCGGCGGTCACGCTTGAACGATTATGGACGATGCTCGCTCATTCTCAAGGAACGAACATCAATCTAACCAAGCTGGCATCATCGCTCGAGATTTCAAATGTCAGCGTCAGCCGATACACCGATCTATTGGCTGACCTGCTGCTCATCAGAAAAATGCAGCCCTATACGGCTAACATAAAGAAACGGCTTGTTCGGTCACCCAGAGTGTTTGTCCGCGACAGCGGCATCACGCACGCGCTGCTGAATATTGGTGATCTTAACGAACTGCTCGGCCATCCGATTGTCGGGAAAAGCTGGGAAGGGTTCGTTCTGGAAAACATAATGTCAGTGCTTCCCTTCGGTGCAGAAGCATTTTATTACCGAACGGCAGGCGGAGCCGAGATCGATATTCTTCTATCGTTTGGCGGCAAAGAAAGATGGGCTATCGAGGTAAAACGCAATCCCGCCGCCCCCCTCGCTCGCGGATTTTACGAGGCATGCGACGATATCAAACCCGAGCGAAAGATCGTGGTCCATGCCGAGGCTGATTCGTTTCCCGGAAAAGATGGCATCGAGATCAAAAGCCTCTATGATCTGATGGTAGAATTAAAGGCGAAATAG
- a CDS encoding DUF5343 domain-containing protein, which translates to MTESNKRKSAPYLPFATFISALDNIQEHAVPNVIDRSCFPSFSGASVASTLSALKFFDLITDDGIPAESLRELAMNTDYRKANIKDLLERFYPSLIELDLSRATPSQFDNVFTSDEFSVSGNTRVKAKTFFIKAAQFAEIPISQLLLKKARSSGPRKKRAASTVSSARPSEGKNSVPPKGDDVPPNGSGTQKTIRIAGGDLTIIANVNLLLLTPRDREFLFKIIDLMTEYESAQQVSAQNAENPT; encoded by the coding sequence ATGACTGAGTCCAATAAACGCAAATCGGCACCATATCTTCCATTCGCCACTTTCATTTCCGCGTTGGACAACATCCAAGAGCATGCGGTTCCGAATGTTATTGACCGTTCATGCTTTCCGAGTTTCAGTGGGGCGTCGGTGGCCTCTACACTTTCGGCTTTGAAATTCTTCGACCTGATTACTGACGATGGCATTCCGGCGGAGAGTCTGCGAGAGTTGGCAATGAATACGGACTATCGAAAGGCGAATATTAAGGATTTGTTGGAAAGATTTTATCCGTCCCTCATCGAATTAGACCTGTCGCGAGCGACTCCATCGCAATTTGATAATGTGTTCACGTCGGACGAGTTCAGTGTTTCCGGGAATACGCGGGTTAAAGCGAAGACGTTTTTTATCAAGGCCGCTCAATTCGCAGAAATTCCGATATCACAGCTTTTGTTAAAGAAGGCCCGCTCTTCAGGTCCGCGAAAGAAGCGAGCAGCGTCAACCGTCAGTTCGGCAAGACCGTCTGAAGGCAAGAATTCTGTTCCTCCAAAAGGTGACGACGTACCGCCAAACGGTAGTGGTACTCAGAAAACAATTCGCATAGCTGGGGGGGATTTGACAATCATCGCTAATGTCAATTTGCTGTTACTGACCCCCCGAGACCGGGAGTTTTTATTCAAAATTATCGACCTGATGACAGAGTATGAATCGGCTCAACAAGTTTCTGCACAAAATGCAGAAAACCCGACGTAG
- a CDS encoding nucleotidyltransferase: protein MDTQIRLPQDFKEFLKLLEANEVKYLLVGGYAVGVYGYPRPTGDIDIWVSNAPKNAERAIEALRQFGFDSPDLSPSLLMLEKSIIRMGVPPFKIEVITHIDGVKFDECYPRKNRIEIDGCPASVICLEDLLINKKASGRPKDLNDVIELENSN, encoded by the coding sequence ATGGATACACAGATCCGGCTACCCCAAGACTTCAAAGAGTTCTTGAAATTGTTAGAGGCGAATGAGGTCAAATATCTGCTGGTCGGCGGCTATGCGGTCGGTGTTTACGGCTACCCGCGGCCTACGGGCGACATCGATATTTGGGTGTCTAATGCTCCTAAAAATGCTGAACGAGCAATAGAGGCTCTTCGGCAATTTGGCTTTGATTCACCGGACCTTTCGCCGTCGCTCCTAATGCTCGAGAAAAGTATAATTCGAATGGGAGTGCCGCCATTCAAGATCGAGGTCATCACTCACATCGATGGCGTCAAATTCGATGAATGTTATCCTCGCAAAAATCGGATCGAGATAGACGGCTGTCCCGCGTCAGTCATCTGCCTCGAAGATCTACTGATCAACAAAAAAGCCAGCGGCCGCCCAAAAGACCTCAACGACGTGATCGAATTAGAGAACTCAAATTGA
- the rfaD gene encoding ADP-glyceromanno-heptose 6-epimerase translates to MSKHKIIVTGGAGFIGSAVVSRLNELGYDDILIVDSLDETDKWKNLVPLRFADYIDAYDLMDDLDEFKDADVVFHLGACSSTTETDADYMIRNNYQYTQDLARWSVKNDIRFIYASSAATYGDGSAGMDDGTDELNKLRPLNIYGYSKHLFDRFAARNGMFEKIVGLKYFNVFGPNESHKGDMRSLVNKAFEQINSTGTLQLFKSANPDYADGEFGRDFVYVKDAVEMTLHFLENDARGLFNVGSGRMNTWNALADAIFKALDRPRSVEFIDMPEHLRDRYQYHTQADLTRIREAGYTAETTPLDSAVADYVRNYLVPGKHLGD, encoded by the coding sequence ATGTCGAAACATAAGATCATCGTAACCGGCGGAGCGGGGTTCATCGGGAGTGCGGTCGTCTCGCGGCTGAATGAACTTGGATACGACGACATCCTGATCGTCGACAGCCTCGATGAGACGGACAAATGGAAGAATCTGGTCCCGCTCCGGTTTGCTGACTACATCGATGCCTACGACCTCATGGACGACCTTGACGAGTTCAAGGACGCCGATGTTGTCTTTCACCTCGGGGCTTGTTCCTCGACGACCGAGACCGACGCCGACTACATGATCCGGAACAATTATCAGTACACGCAGGATCTGGCGCGGTGGTCGGTGAAGAATGATATCCGATTCATTTACGCGTCGTCGGCGGCGACGTACGGCGACGGCTCGGCCGGGATGGACGACGGCACCGACGAATTGAACAAACTGCGGCCGCTGAATATCTACGGCTACTCTAAACATCTTTTTGACCGGTTCGCAGCGCGCAACGGCATGTTCGAAAAGATCGTCGGCCTGAAATATTTCAACGTCTTTGGCCCGAATGAGAGCCACAAAGGCGATATGCGTTCGCTGGTGAACAAGGCGTTCGAACAGATCAACTCGACCGGAACGCTTCAGCTCTTTAAAAGTGCAAATCCCGATTACGCCGACGGCGAATTCGGCCGCGATTTCGTCTATGTGAAAGACGCGGTCGAGATGACGCTGCACTTTTTGGAAAATGACGCGCGCGGTTTGTTCAACGTCGGTTCGGGCCGGATGAATACGTGGAACGCACTTGCCGATGCGATTTTCAAGGCTCTTGATCGTCCGAGGTCGGTCGAATTCATCGACATGCCCGAACACCTGCGCGACCGATATCAATATCACACACAGGCAGATCTCACCCGCATCCGCGAGGCCGGTTACACCGCCGAGACCACGCCTCTGGATTCAGCAGTCGCCGATTATGTGCGAAACTATTTAGTTCCGGGTAAGCACTTGGGCGATTAG
- a CDS encoding riboflavin kinase yields the protein MRPHNRVIPKFGVYATATLVDGTWRRSITNIGVRPTFESDADPSIETYLFDFDGDLYGDVLRVRFLHRIRDERKFNGIDELKSQIERDSDRALNYFRHRGVRNMLEIL from the coding sequence TTGCGGCCACACAACCGCGTCATCCCCAAATTTGGTGTGTATGCGACGGCGACGCTGGTTGACGGCACGTGGCGGCGAAGCATAACGAACATCGGCGTTCGTCCAACGTTTGAATCTGATGCCGATCCGTCGATCGAAACATATCTGTTCGATTTTGACGGCGATCTTTACGGCGATGTCCTCCGTGTGAGGTTTCTTCATAGGATCCGCGACGAACGTAAGTTCAACGGAATAGACGAGTTGAAGTCGCAGATCGAACGCGACTCGGACCGCGCGCTGAACTATTTCAGGCATCGGGGCGTAAGGAATATGCTGGAGATCTTATGA
- a CDS encoding VOC family protein yields the protein MLTTDKLKETIAFYVDNLGFECEEFNDEWGWASISKDDVGLMLARPNEHTAFDRPQFTGSFYFTTDDVDSLWEQLKGKARVCYGIENFPYGMREFAVFDNNGYLLQFGTETDEAS from the coding sequence ATGCTCACGACCGACAAATTAAAAGAGACGATCGCCTTTTACGTCGATAACTTGGGCTTTGAATGCGAGGAGTTCAACGATGAATGGGGTTGGGCCTCGATTTCAAAGGACGATGTGGGGCTGATGCTTGCACGGCCAAACGAGCATACTGCGTTCGACCGGCCTCAATTCACGGGCTCGTTCTACTTCACCACCGATGATGTCGACAGCCTCTGGGAACAACTAAAAGGCAAAGCTCGTGTCTGCTACGGCATCGAAAACTTTCCTTACGGCATGCGGGAATTTGCCGTTTTCGACAACAACGGTTATCTGCTCCAATTTGGCACGGAGACCGACGAAGCGTCCTGA
- a CDS encoding AarF/ABC1/UbiB kinase family protein: MRTAERLTRAAVYGEKLYGIKLWFLHQLLLVLRWYILGSERNREVNQERQAIWLKEKLIELGPTFIKIGQSMGTRADLLPLPFVVALGELQDNVPPFDNEIAFARIEKELGLKINEVYREFELTPVAAASLGQVYRARLHTGEEVAVKVQRPNLEATIKGDLEILKKVADFAERFPQLNENADWSGMLREFNETIHEEMDYAAEGRNAERFRESFKNWDNVHVPKIYWGSTTSKVLTMEYIHGTKVTDLEKLNGQGISPEKVNRLLIRTYLKQLLEDGFFHADPHPGNLLVMPDGRLAFFDFGMVGRISPELQSKMIDAFFHIVGKDPAGIAQDLIDLDFMKPGTDPSSVRPVVEKMFEFHLNLKLKDVNFKELTYDLADVMYDYPFRLPSNFTYIMRALMTLEGIGIITDPEFNFFETAKPYAKEFMLKREGADFRKIFVSKIMGRDDGGKIDWNRTWKLAKMAVKTVLNTAK; this comes from the coding sequence TTGCGAACGGCCGAACGGCTTACGCGAGCTGCCGTTTACGGTGAGAAGCTTTACGGCATCAAGCTGTGGTTCCTGCATCAGCTGTTGCTCGTGCTTCGCTGGTATATTCTCGGCAGCGAACGCAACCGTGAGGTGAATCAAGAGCGGCAGGCGATCTGGCTTAAAGAGAAGCTGATCGAGCTTGGCCCGACGTTCATTAAGATCGGGCAATCGATGGGAACGCGCGCCGACCTTCTGCCGCTTCCATTCGTTGTCGCGCTTGGAGAGCTGCAGGACAATGTCCCCCCGTTTGACAACGAGATCGCATTTGCACGGATCGAGAAAGAGCTTGGCCTCAAGATCAACGAGGTTTACAGGGAATTTGAACTTACGCCGGTCGCTGCCGCATCGCTCGGACAGGTGTACCGCGCCCGGCTGCATACCGGCGAAGAGGTCGCCGTAAAGGTCCAGCGGCCGAATCTCGAAGCAACGATAAAAGGCGATCTTGAGATTCTAAAAAAGGTGGCCGATTTTGCCGAGCGATTTCCGCAGTTGAATGAGAACGCCGATTGGTCGGGCATGCTGCGTGAATTCAACGAGACGATCCACGAAGAGATGGATTACGCCGCCGAAGGGCGTAACGCCGAGCGGTTCCGCGAATCGTTCAAGAACTGGGACAACGTTCACGTACCAAAGATCTATTGGGGTTCGACCACCTCAAAGGTGCTGACGATGGAGTACATCCACGGCACAAAGGTCACCGACCTCGAAAAGCTGAATGGCCAGGGCATTTCACCAGAAAAGGTAAATCGCTTGCTGATCCGAACGTATCTCAAACAGCTTCTCGAGGACGGCTTTTTTCATGCCGATCCGCATCCCGGCAATCTGTTGGTGATGCCTGACGGAAGGCTTGCGTTCTTCGATTTCGGCATGGTCGGCCGCATATCGCCCGAACTGCAGTCGAAGATGATCGATGCATTTTTCCACATTGTCGGGAAAGACCCCGCGGGGATCGCACAGGACCTGATCGATCTCGATTTTATGAAACCCGGAACCGACCCATCGTCAGTTCGTCCGGTGGTCGAGAAGATGTTCGAGTTTCATCTGAACCTGAAACTCAAGGACGTCAATTTCAAAGAGTTGACCTACGACCTTGCCGACGTGATGTACGATTATCCGTTTCGTCTGCCGTCGAACTTCACGTACATCATGCGTGCGTTGATGACGCTCGAAGGCATCGGCATCATCACCGACCCGGAGTTCAATTTCTTTGAAACCGCGAAGCCCTACGCCAAGGAGTTCATGCTCAAACGCGAAGGCGCTGATTTTCGAAAAATATTCGTCAGCAAGATCATGGGCCGCGACGATGGCGGCAAGATCGACTGGAACCGCACATGGAAGCTCGCCAAGATGGCTGTAAAGACGGTTCTGAACACCGCAAAATAA